Proteins encoded within one genomic window of Bradyrhizobium sp. 186:
- a CDS encoding error-prone DNA polymerase encodes MTTSAYAEIGITTNFSFLRGGSDPRAYVHQASILGIPAIGIADHNTLAGVVRAYKELDNAEVLHKPKLLIGARIVFIDGTPDILVYPRDRAAYGRLCRLLTMGKRGDDITRIEKGECHLTFTDLLAFSEGQLLVLTLPHHFDAVQAQDILARLKATRAEGVWLAASLIYRGDDRRRLARLDDLAATAKVPLLATNEVLYHHPARRPLQDVLTCIREKTTIEAVGRKLEANAERFLKTPREMSRLFRDFPEAVAETMRFADKIDFSLDQLKYQYPDEPVPPGKTAQGHLEDLTRAGVQKYFGGNIDDKLRATLKKELALIAELKYAHYFLTVHDIVHYARSQNILCQGRGSAANSAVCYVLGITSVDPTQVDLLFERFISKERLEPPDIDVDFEHSRREEVMQYVYRRYGRHRAAIIATVIHYRPRSAIRDVGKALGLTEDVTAALADTVWGSWGKGLNDMQVKQAGLDPQNPMINLAVELATELIEFPRHLSQHVGGYVLTQDRLDSYVPIGNAAMDDRTFIEWDKDDVDALNMMKVDVLALGMLTCIRKCFDLIADHKGKRYELADIKSKDDDEVYQMLQRGESLGVFQVESRAQMNMLPRLKPRTFYDLVIEVAIVRPGPIQGDMVHPYLRRRNGQEKVSYPSPSPEHGPADELYKVLHKTKGVPLFQEQAMRIAIEAAKFTSEEANGLRRSMATFRNVGTIGKYEDKLIGNMVARGYNADFARSCFDQIKGFGSYGFPESHAASFAQLVYISSWLKHYHPDAFCCGLLNSQPMGFYAPAQIVSDARKNGVEVRDIDVSFSFAQNTMEESDGKYCAVRLGFRQIDGFHWLDQDEERLKQIQLSFRGAQSASHDGIALPLPLAGEGWGGGASAIHAPQEERAPTRIASFDAMRPPPQAGEVKEDWADRIVAARNRRPFTSLEDFARDTGLPKRALILLADADAFRSLGLDRREALWQVRRLPDDVPLPLFEAATAREQPDEHAKPLPVMPRAEQVVADYQTIRLSLKGHPMEFLREMFSRERVVACKDISHENERRRVRCAGVVLVRQRPGSASGVVFMTLEDETGIANVVVWPKIMEQYRKEVMGARLILVEGYIQSSPEKVTHLIAQRMVDRSHDLIGLANDALSRKHPVPSGAALIEPLNDDRRDHADTPAQKIRHPRNVRILPPSRDFH; translated from the coding sequence ATGACGACATCAGCCTATGCCGAGATCGGCATCACCACCAATTTTTCCTTCCTGCGCGGAGGCTCGGATCCGCGCGCCTATGTGCACCAGGCCAGCATCCTCGGTATCCCCGCGATCGGCATCGCCGATCACAACACGCTCGCCGGCGTGGTGCGCGCCTACAAGGAACTCGACAATGCCGAGGTGCTGCACAAGCCAAAACTCCTGATCGGCGCGCGCATCGTCTTCATCGACGGCACGCCCGACATCCTGGTCTATCCGCGTGACCGCGCCGCCTACGGCCGGCTCTGCCGGCTTCTCACCATGGGCAAGCGTGGCGACGACATCACGCGGATCGAAAAGGGGGAGTGCCATCTCACCTTCACCGATCTCCTGGCGTTTTCGGAAGGCCAGCTTTTGGTCCTGACGTTGCCGCATCATTTTGATGCCGTGCAAGCGCAGGACATTCTCGCGAGGCTGAAGGCGACTCGCGCCGAAGGCGTGTGGCTCGCGGCGAGCCTGATCTATCGCGGCGACGACCGGCGTCGCCTGGCGCGGCTTGATGATCTCGCGGCGACGGCAAAGGTGCCGTTGCTCGCGACCAACGAGGTGCTCTATCACCATCCCGCACGCCGTCCCCTCCAGGACGTGCTGACCTGCATCCGGGAAAAGACCACGATCGAGGCGGTCGGCAGGAAGCTCGAGGCCAATGCCGAACGGTTCTTGAAGACTCCCAGGGAAATGTCGCGGCTGTTCCGCGATTTTCCCGAGGCGGTCGCGGAGACGATGCGCTTTGCGGACAAAATCGACTTCTCGCTCGACCAGCTCAAATACCAGTATCCGGACGAGCCGGTGCCGCCGGGCAAGACGGCGCAAGGCCATCTGGAGGACCTGACCCGGGCAGGCGTACAAAAATATTTCGGCGGCAACATCGACGACAAGCTTCGCGCTACCCTCAAGAAAGAGCTCGCGCTGATCGCCGAGCTGAAATACGCGCATTATTTCCTCACCGTGCACGACATCGTGCACTACGCGCGCAGCCAGAACATTTTGTGCCAGGGGCGGGGATCGGCGGCGAACTCAGCGGTCTGCTACGTGCTCGGCATCACCTCGGTCGATCCGACCCAGGTCGATCTGTTGTTCGAGCGCTTCATCTCCAAGGAGCGGCTGGAGCCGCCGGATATCGACGTCGATTTCGAGCATTCGCGGCGCGAGGAGGTGATGCAATATGTCTATCGCCGCTACGGCCGTCACCGCGCCGCGATCATCGCCACCGTCATCCACTATCGTCCGCGCAGCGCCATCCGCGACGTCGGCAAGGCGCTGGGCCTGACCGAGGACGTCACCGCCGCACTCGCCGACACCGTCTGGGGAAGCTGGGGCAAGGGCCTCAACGACATGCAGGTCAAGCAGGCCGGCCTCGATCCGCAAAATCCCATGATCAACCTTGCGGTCGAGCTTGCGACCGAGCTGATCGAATTCCCGCGCCATCTCTCGCAGCATGTCGGCGGCTATGTGCTCACGCAGGACCGGCTCGACAGCTATGTGCCGATCGGCAACGCCGCGATGGACGATCGCACCTTCATCGAATGGGACAAGGACGATGTCGACGCGCTCAACATGATGAAGGTCGACGTGCTCGCGCTGGGCATGCTGACCTGCATCCGCAAGTGCTTTGACTTGATCGCGGATCACAAAGGCAAGCGTTACGAGCTTGCGGATATCAAATCGAAGGATGACGACGAAGTTTATCAAATGCTACAGCGGGGAGAATCTCTCGGCGTATTTCAGGTCGAAAGCCGTGCGCAGATGAACATGCTGCCGCGCCTGAAACCGCGGACGTTCTACGATCTCGTGATCGAAGTCGCGATCGTGCGTCCGGGGCCGATCCAGGGCGACATGGTGCATCCATATTTGCGGCGGCGGAACGGCCAGGAGAAAGTGAGCTATCCCTCGCCATCGCCCGAGCATGGTCCCGCAGATGAGCTTTACAAGGTTCTGCACAAGACAAAGGGCGTGCCCCTGTTCCAGGAACAGGCAATGCGCATCGCGATCGAGGCGGCAAAATTCACCTCCGAGGAAGCCAACGGCCTGCGTCGCTCGATGGCAACCTTCCGCAATGTCGGTACCATCGGCAAATACGAGGACAAGCTGATCGGCAACATGGTTGCGCGCGGCTACAATGCCGACTTCGCCAGAAGCTGTTTCGACCAGATCAAGGGCTTTGGCTCCTACGGCTTCCCGGAAAGCCATGCCGCGAGCTTCGCGCAGCTCGTCTACATCTCCTCTTGGCTGAAACATTACCACCCCGACGCGTTTTGCTGCGGTCTGCTGAATTCGCAGCCGATGGGCTTTTACGCCCCGGCGCAAATCGTCAGCGATGCCCGCAAGAACGGCGTCGAGGTGCGTGACATCGACGTGTCCTTTAGCTTCGCGCAGAACACGATGGAAGAGAGTGACGGCAAATACTGCGCCGTCCGCTTGGGCTTCCGCCAGATCGATGGCTTTCACTGGCTGGACCAGGATGAGGAGCGGTTGAAGCAAATTCAGTTGTCATTCCGGGGCGCGCAAAGCGCGAGCCACGACGGGATTGCGCTCCCTCTCCCGCTTGCGGGGGAGGGTTGGGGAGGGGGTGCCTCCGCGATTCACGCTCCCCAAGAGGAGAGAGCCCCCACCCGCATCGCATCTTTCGATGCGATGCGGCCTCCTCCGCAAGCGGGGGAGGTGAAGGAGGACTGGGCCGACCGCATCGTCGCCGCCCGCAATCGCCGGCCCTTCACCTCGCTGGAAGACTTTGCCCGCGACACCGGCCTGCCCAAACGCGCGCTGATCCTGCTCGCGGACGCCGATGCGTTCCGCTCGCTCGGGCTCGATCGCCGCGAGGCGCTGTGGCAGGTGCGGCGGCTGCCCGACGACGTGCCGCTGCCGTTGTTCGAGGCGGCCACCGCGCGCGAGCAGCCGGACGAGCATGCAAAACCGTTGCCGGTGATGCCGCGCGCCGAACAGGTGGTCGCCGACTACCAGACCATCCGGCTTTCACTCAAAGGCCACCCGATGGAATTTTTGCGCGAGATGTTTTCGCGAGAGCGTGTCGTCGCCTGCAAGGACATTAGTCATGAGAACGAGCGGCGCCGCGTCCGCTGCGCCGGCGTGGTGCTGGTGCGGCAGCGGCCGGGCAGCGCCAGCGGCGTCGTGTTCATGACGCTGGAGGACGAAACCGGCATCGCCAATGTCGTGGTGTGGCCCAAGATCATGGAGCAGTACCGGAAAGAGGTGATGGGCGCGCGCCTCATTCTGGTCGAAGGTTATATCCAAAGCAGCCCCGAAAAGGTGACACATCTCATCGCCCAGCGCATGGTCGACCGCTCGCACGATCTGATCGGCCTCGCCAATGATGCGCTGAGCCGCAAGCATCCGGTGCCATCAGGCGCCGCCCTGATCGAGCCGCTCAACGACGACCGCCGCGACCACGCCGATACACCCGCGCAAAAAATCCGCCACCCCCGCAACGTCCGCATCCTGCCGCCGTCGCGGGATTTTCATTGA
- a CDS encoding CoA transferase — MQSPAGILSDIWTSVGGDPAARGRVRLTGEEPQIPSSFRVAVAGQTTIAAAGLAAAEIWRLRGGEVQDVSVDMRHAVVECRSERYLRLDDKPPPPAWDAIAGVYRTGDGRFVRCHTNFRHHRDTICKVLACEPEREKVQAALMQWKGEDFETAAYGAGGVVALMRSYDEWSALPQARALAELPLISIEKIGDAPPKHWPKELSRGDRPLAGLRVLDLSRVIAGPVAGRTLAAHGADVLLVSGPELPAIPWLTIDTGRGKLTSFVELQSEAGRAQLRELLREADIFSQGYRPRALAALGFSPEDAAGINPGIVYVTLSAYGHAGPWAERRGFDSLVQTTTGFNHAEGQAAGIDGPKELPAQMLDHATGYLMAFGAMMAKARQAREGGSWHVRVSLAQTGRWLWNLGRLEHGLNTPDLTGEAVHRAFIETMPSGFGTLKAVSHSALLSRTPARWSRPSMPLGSHPPQWPARS; from the coding sequence ATGCAAAGCCCCGCCGGCATTCTCAGCGATATCTGGACCTCCGTCGGCGGCGATCCTGCCGCGCGCGGCCGTGTGCGGTTGACGGGCGAGGAGCCGCAGATCCCGTCCTCGTTTCGCGTTGCCGTTGCCGGACAAACGACGATCGCCGCGGCCGGCCTTGCCGCTGCCGAAATCTGGAGGCTGCGCGGCGGCGAGGTGCAGGACGTTAGCGTCGACATGCGCCACGCCGTCGTCGAATGCCGCTCCGAGCGTTACCTGCGCCTCGACGACAAGCCGCCGCCACCGGCCTGGGACGCCATTGCCGGCGTCTACAGGACCGGCGATGGCCGCTTCGTCCGCTGCCACACCAATTTCAGGCATCACCGCGACACCATCTGCAAGGTGCTCGCCTGCGAACCCGAACGTGAGAAGGTGCAGGCAGCGCTGATGCAATGGAAGGGCGAGGATTTTGAAACTGCGGCCTACGGCGCGGGCGGCGTCGTTGCCCTGATGCGCTCTTACGACGAATGGTCCGCGCTGCCGCAGGCACGTGCGTTGGCCGAGCTGCCGCTGATCTCGATCGAGAAGATCGGCGATGCCCCGCCAAAACACTGGCCCAAGGAATTGTCGAGGGGCGATCGCCCGCTCGCCGGCCTTCGCGTGCTCGATCTCTCCCGCGTCATTGCGGGCCCCGTCGCCGGCCGCACGCTCGCGGCGCACGGCGCGGATGTGCTGCTTGTCTCCGGGCCTGAGCTGCCCGCAATTCCCTGGCTCACCATCGACACCGGCCGCGGCAAGCTCACCAGTTTCGTCGAGCTCCAGAGCGAAGCCGGGCGTGCGCAATTGCGCGAGCTCTTGAGAGAGGCCGACATCTTCTCGCAAGGCTATCGACCGCGGGCGCTCGCAGCCCTCGGCTTCTCACCGGAGGATGCAGCCGGGATCAATCCCGGCATCGTCTACGTCACGCTGTCGGCCTATGGCCATGCCGGTCCCTGGGCGGAGCGGCGCGGCTTTGACTCGCTGGTGCAGACCACGACGGGCTTCAACCATGCCGAGGGACAGGCCGCCGGCATCGATGGGCCGAAGGAATTGCCGGCACAGATGCTCGATCATGCCACCGGCTATCTGATGGCGTTCGGCGCGATGATGGCCAAGGCCCGCCAGGCCCGCGAGGGCGGCAGCTGGCACGTGCGCGTGTCGCTGGCACAGACCGGACGCTGGCTGTGGAATCTCGGTCGGCTCGAGCACGGCCTGAACACCCCGGATCTTACGGGCGAGGCCGTACATCGCGCGTTCATCGAGACCATGCCATCTGGCTTCGGCACCTTGAAGGCGGTGAGCCATTCAGCGCTGCTGTCGAGAACGCCGGCACGATGGAGCCGTCCGTCGATGCCGCTCGGCAGCCATCCGCCGCAATGGCCAGCCCGAAGCTGA
- a CDS encoding efflux RND transporter periplasmic adaptor subunit: MVAENTKRLQVLTKQRVIASVVLLALAAAGAYGFLYTGTKEKSHSEISSQSRRNAQNFTPTPSEWATLTIEPVKAKTFRAEYVTEGKVAVDEDRSTPVFSPYAGRVTKLLAKPGESLKQGQPLFAIEAADTVQAQNDFIAAMTSQNKTKSAVDLADIQFKRAKDLYEGHAIPLKDYQQAEATQVQAQNDMRSSATALEAARNKLRILGFTDETIKAFLDKGSINPEVTIYSPIAGTVVQRKIGPGQYVNSGATDPVFVIGDLSTVWLTAFVRESDAASVCIGQDITVNVMALPGRPLTAKINYVATAIDPNTRRLLVRATIDNKDGLLKPEMFANVTIYSAGDRAAPAVPKRALIYEADQVRIWVAREDKSVELRQIKIGLINGNLVEVTNNLKPGEQIVTKGSLFIDRAASGS, encoded by the coding sequence ATGGTAGCTGAAAATACCAAACGATTGCAGGTGCTTACAAAACAACGGGTGATCGCATCCGTAGTTTTACTAGCTCTTGCCGCCGCGGGTGCCTACGGCTTCCTCTATACGGGGACCAAGGAAAAGAGCCACTCGGAGATATCCAGCCAGTCGCGCAGGAATGCGCAGAACTTCACGCCGACGCCGTCCGAATGGGCAACGCTGACGATCGAGCCGGTCAAGGCCAAGACGTTCCGGGCTGAATATGTCACCGAAGGCAAGGTCGCTGTCGACGAGGACCGCTCGACGCCGGTGTTCTCGCCCTATGCCGGACGGGTGACCAAGCTGCTCGCCAAGCCGGGCGAGAGCCTGAAGCAGGGTCAACCGCTGTTCGCAATCGAAGCCGCCGACACCGTGCAGGCTCAAAATGATTTCATCGCGGCGATGACCTCGCAGAACAAGACGAAGTCGGCGGTCGATCTCGCCGACATCCAGTTCAAGCGCGCCAAGGATCTCTATGAGGGCCATGCCATCCCGCTGAAGGATTATCAGCAGGCCGAGGCGACCCAGGTCCAGGCGCAGAACGACATGCGCTCCTCGGCGACGGCGCTGGAAGCCGCGCGCAACAAGCTGCGCATCCTCGGCTTCACCGACGAGACCATCAAGGCGTTCCTCGACAAGGGCAGCATCAATCCCGAGGTCACGATCTACTCGCCGATCGCGGGTACGGTCGTGCAGCGCAAGATCGGCCCGGGCCAGTATGTCAATTCCGGCGCCACCGATCCGGTGTTCGTGATCGGCGACCTCTCCACGGTCTGGCTCACCGCCTTCGTGCGCGAGAGCGACGCCGCCTCCGTGTGCATCGGGCAGGACATCACCGTCAACGTGATGGCGCTGCCGGGCCGCCCGCTGACCGCCAAGATCAACTACGTCGCCACTGCGATCGATCCCAACACCCGCCGCCTTCTGGTCCGCGCCACCATCGACAACAAGGACGGCCTGCTCAAGCCGGAGATGTTCGCCAACGTCACGATCTACTCCGCCGGCGACCGCGCAGCACCGGCGGTGCCGAAGCGGGCCTTGATCTACGAAGCCGACCAGGTCCGCATCTGGGTCGCGCGCGAGGACAAGTCGGTCGAACTGCGCCAGATCAAGATCGGCCTCATCAACGGCAACCTCGTCGAGGTCACCAACAACCTGAAGCCCGGCGAGCAGATCGTCACCAAGGGCAGCCTGTTCATCGACCGCGCGGCGTCCGGCAGCTGA
- a CDS encoding CusA/CzcA family heavy metal efflux RND transporter: MDRLVALAVNRRYLMVGMFVAVLIGGLIAFNQLNIEAYPDPTPPMVDIVTQGPGLSAEEIERYITIPIETQVAGLKNLTTIRTISLYGLSDVKLQFSFAYTYDEALQQVLNRLAQLAPLPGNVQPQISPLSPIGEIFRYRLVGPPNYSVLDLKTIQDWILQRRFRAVPGVIDVTGWGGKSKTYELQVDFNKLVANGLTLPQLLQAVSNSNVNVGGNTVNIGQQSAVVRGVGLIRSIDDLANTMIAQTGGNPVLVKDVATVTIGQKPRLGIAGLDDADDIVQGIVLMRRGEQSTPTIKRVEQLVHTINDSSILPPGVHIERIYDRKDLIDLTTHTVLHNMVVGILLIVLLQWIFLGDLRSALIVGATIPFALFFAVIILVLRGESANLLSVGAIDFGLIVDATVIMVEAIFRRLTQTTPLTEFEHVSPETLFGMKSHAILSAAADVSRSIFFAAAIIIAAFLPLFTLSGVEGNIFGPMARTYAYALAGGLLATFTVTPALSAIILPAHLKETETRIMLILHRIYMPVLNWAVANRSIVLGGAVGLVLMTVALSRLLGLEFLPKLEEGNLWIRATLPPTISLQEGNTYVNEMRKLIRARPEVESVVSQHGRPDDGTDAAGFFNAEFFAPLKPASEWPNTHSKEELTAQLLKQLDDRFPGVEFNFSQYLQDNVSEAVSGVKGENSIKLFGSDLQALTDTANKIKSVLATVQGVTDLAVFTSLGQPTIQIDIDRAKAARYGLAPGDINATIKVAIGGDTAGDIYEPGSDRHFPIIVRLAPEFRRSAEAIQNLRIGAPGPNGTVTQIPLSEVASISLVSGAAYIYREQQERYLPIKFSVRERDLGSAIREAQQKIADQVQLPPGAHMDWVGEFGNLQDAIRRLSVVVPISLALIGVLLWLNFGSMTDTLLAMSVIPMAIFGGVLGLLITGTAFSVSAAIGFIALFGIAVMDGIIILSQFNQLIEEGMDRVSAVIRTGELQLRPVLMTCVVAGIGLLPAALSEGIGSQVQKPLAVVVVTGMMLAPIVILVTLPVLISFFSRRAR; the protein is encoded by the coding sequence ATGGATCGTCTCGTCGCCCTTGCCGTCAACCGGCGCTACCTGATGGTCGGCATGTTCGTTGCCGTGCTGATCGGCGGCTTGATTGCGTTCAACCAGCTCAACATCGAGGCCTATCCCGATCCGACCCCGCCGATGGTCGATATCGTGACGCAAGGCCCAGGTCTGTCGGCCGAGGAGATCGAGCGTTACATCACGATCCCGATCGAGACCCAGGTCGCAGGTTTGAAGAACCTCACCACCATCCGCACGATCTCGCTCTACGGCCTCTCCGACGTCAAACTCCAGTTCTCCTTCGCCTATACCTATGACGAGGCGTTGCAGCAGGTTCTGAACCGCCTGGCGCAGCTCGCGCCCTTGCCCGGCAACGTGCAGCCGCAGATCTCGCCGCTCAGCCCGATCGGCGAAATCTTCCGCTACCGGCTGGTCGGTCCGCCGAACTACAGCGTGCTCGACCTCAAGACCATCCAGGACTGGATCCTCCAGCGCCGCTTCCGCGCCGTGCCCGGCGTGATCGACGTCACGGGGTGGGGCGGCAAGAGCAAGACCTATGAGCTGCAGGTCGACTTCAACAAGCTGGTCGCCAACGGTCTGACGCTGCCGCAGTTGCTCCAGGCGGTCAGCAATTCCAACGTCAATGTCGGCGGCAACACCGTCAATATCGGCCAGCAATCGGCCGTGGTGCGCGGCGTGGGGCTGATCCGCTCGATCGACGATCTCGCCAACACCATGATCGCCCAGACCGGCGGCAATCCGGTGCTGGTGAAGGATGTTGCCACCGTCACGATTGGCCAGAAGCCCCGTCTCGGCATCGCCGGTCTCGACGATGCCGACGACATCGTGCAGGGCATCGTGCTGATGCGCCGCGGCGAGCAGAGCACCCCGACCATCAAGCGCGTCGAGCAGCTCGTTCACACCATCAACGATTCCAGTATCCTGCCGCCCGGCGTGCATATCGAGCGCATCTACGACCGCAAGGACCTGATCGACCTCACCACCCACACCGTGCTGCACAACATGGTGGTCGGCATCCTCCTGATCGTGCTGTTGCAGTGGATCTTCCTCGGCGATCTCCGCAGCGCGCTGATCGTCGGCGCCACGATTCCGTTCGCGCTGTTCTTCGCGGTGATCATCCTGGTGTTGCGCGGGGAATCGGCAAACCTGCTCTCGGTCGGCGCGATCGATTTCGGCCTGATCGTCGACGCCACCGTCATCATGGTGGAAGCCATCTTCCGCCGCCTGACGCAGACCACGCCGCTCACCGAATTCGAGCACGTCTCGCCCGAGACGCTGTTCGGCATGAAGAGCCATGCCATCCTCAGCGCCGCGGCCGACGTGTCGCGCTCGATCTTCTTTGCCGCTGCCATCATCATCGCAGCCTTCCTGCCGCTGTTCACGCTCTCCGGCGTCGAAGGCAACATCTTCGGGCCGATGGCGCGTACCTATGCCTACGCGCTCGCCGGCGGGCTCCTTGCGACGTTCACCGTCACCCCGGCGCTGTCCGCGATCATCCTGCCCGCGCATCTCAAGGAAACCGAGACGAGGATCATGCTGATCCTGCACCGGATCTACATGCCGGTGCTGAATTGGGCGGTCGCCAACCGCAGCATCGTGCTCGGTGGCGCGGTCGGTCTCGTGCTGATGACGGTGGCACTCAGCCGCCTGCTCGGCCTCGAATTCCTGCCCAAGCTGGAAGAGGGCAATCTCTGGATCCGTGCGACGCTGCCGCCGACCATCTCGCTCCAGGAAGGCAACACCTACGTCAACGAGATGCGCAAGCTGATCCGTGCCCGGCCCGAAGTAGAATCCGTGGTGTCGCAGCACGGTCGTCCGGATGACGGCACCGATGCGGCGGGCTTCTTCAATGCCGAGTTCTTTGCGCCGCTCAAGCCCGCCAGCGAATGGCCGAACACGCACAGCAAGGAAGAGCTGACTGCGCAACTGCTCAAGCAGCTCGACGACCGCTTCCCCGGCGTCGAATTCAACTTCTCGCAATATCTCCAGGACAACGTCTCCGAAGCCGTCTCGGGCGTGAAGGGTGAGAACTCGATCAAGCTGTTCGGCAGCGATCTCCAGGCGCTCACCGATACCGCCAACAAGATCAAGTCGGTGCTGGCGACGGTGCAGGGCGTTACCGACCTTGCGGTGTTCACCTCGCTCGGGCAGCCGACCATCCAGATCGACATCGACCGCGCCAAGGCCGCGCGCTATGGGCTCGCCCCCGGCGACATCAACGCCACAATCAAGGTCGCGATCGGCGGCGATACCGCGGGCGATATCTATGAGCCCGGAAGCGACCGCCACTTCCCGATCATCGTTCGCCTTGCGCCGGAATTCCGCAGGAGCGCCGAGGCGATCCAGAACTTGCGGATCGGCGCGCCTGGCCCGAACGGTACTGTCACGCAGATTCCGTTGAGCGAGGTCGCCAGCATCAGCCTCGTCTCCGGCGCAGCCTACATCTATCGCGAGCAGCAGGAGCGCTATCTGCCGATCAAGTTCTCGGTGCGCGAGCGCGACCTCGGCAGCGCGATCCGCGAGGCGCAGCAAAAGATCGCCGACCAGGTGCAATTGCCGCCCGGGGCGCACATGGACTGGGTCGGCGAGTTCGGCAACCTTCAGGACGCGATCCGGCGCTTGTCGGTCGTGGTGCCGATTTCGCTCGCGCTGATCGGCGTCCTGCTCTGGCTCAATTTCGGCTCGATGACCGACACGCTGCTTGCCATGAGCGTGATCCCGATGGCGATCTTCGGCGGCGTGCTGGGTCTTCTGATCACCGGCACGGCGTTCAGCGTCTCCGCGGCGATCGGCTTCATCGCGCTGTTCGGGATCGCCGTGATGGACGGCATCATTATCCTGTCGCAATTCAACCAGCTGATCGAAGAAGGCATGGATCGCGTGAGCGCGGTGATACGCACCGGCGAGTTGCAGCTCCGGCCCGTGCTGATGACCTGCGTCGTCGCCGGCATCGGTCTGCTGCCGGCGGCGCTGTCGGAGGGCATCGGCTCGCAGGTGCAGAAGCCGCTCGCGGTGGTCGTCGTCACCGGCATGATGCTGGCGCCGATCGTGATCCTGGTGACGCTGCCGGTCCTGATCTCGTTCTTCTCCCGCCGGGCGCGCTGA
- a CDS encoding DNA polymerase Y family protein — protein sequence MSASSVNRRRILSLWLPRLPIDRIQRFFSNVGLDKGKAFSSEVDAGSREENASKQKDEPSIVVAKDNNALVIHALDEAAERLGLHIGQPLANARAMCPDLKVFDADVAADAKTLSDIADWCDRFTPLVALDPPHGLFLDITGCAHLFGGEAALLQALVRALARQGFAVSAAIAGTSVCARTLTRQAHSTIVADGGETEAISAFPVSALGAGEAITTGLRRAGLKTIGDVASRSSHEITARFGARFSTQLAHALGQGDAPIRPRKPLPDYIVEKRFAEPIATDTMIAMTLSRLADTLIASMEKQGKGARRLEAAFFRTDGAVRAIMVETGRPVTRSAVIDRLFREHLDALADPLDPGFGFDMVRLSASRTEIVVQEQRDLDAHVHDNDELAALIDRIAARIGGKRVVVHLPQDTHIPERAVLAVSAQHHLAVAMQAEWPTRVESEPPLRPLRMFDRPEPIKVPFASVPDGAPHQFTWRRALHAVARVEGPERVAMEWWRQDDRQLTRDYFRVEDAEGLRFWIFRDGLYDSELIDEEGKPVPANWYVHGLFA from the coding sequence ATGAGTGCCAGTTCAGTGAATCGCCGGCGTATCCTCAGCCTGTGGCTGCCGCGCCTGCCCATCGATCGGATCCAGCGCTTCTTCAGCAACGTCGGGCTGGATAAGGGCAAAGCGTTTTCAAGCGAAGTGGACGCCGGTTCGCGTGAAGAAAACGCGTCAAAACAAAAAGACGAGCCCAGCATCGTCGTCGCCAAGGACAACAATGCGCTGGTGATCCATGCGCTGGATGAGGCTGCCGAGCGTCTTGGCCTGCATATCGGCCAACCCTTGGCCAATGCCCGGGCGATGTGCCCGGACCTGAAAGTTTTCGACGCCGATGTCGCGGCCGATGCAAAAACGCTCAGCGACATCGCCGACTGGTGCGATCGCTTCACCCCGCTGGTCGCGCTCGATCCGCCGCACGGGCTGTTCCTGGATATCACCGGCTGCGCGCATCTGTTCGGCGGGGAAGCCGCGCTGTTGCAGGCGCTGGTCCGCGCGCTTGCCCGGCAGGGCTTTGCCGTCAGCGCGGCGATCGCCGGCACCTCGGTCTGCGCGCGCACGCTGACGCGGCAGGCACATAGCACCATCGTGGCCGATGGCGGGGAGACGGAGGCGATCAGCGCCTTCCCGGTGTCCGCGCTCGGTGCCGGCGAGGCCATCACCACCGGCCTGCGCCGGGCAGGCCTGAAAACCATCGGCGATGTCGCTTCCCGCAGCTCCCACGAAATCACGGCGCGTTTCGGCGCGCGGTTCTCCACGCAGCTCGCGCATGCGCTGGGGCAGGGCGATGCGCCGATCAGGCCGCGAAAACCGCTGCCCGACTACATCGTGGAAAAACGCTTTGCCGAGCCGATCGCGACCGACACCATGATCGCGATGACGCTGTCGCGGCTCGCCGATACGTTGATCGCTTCCATGGAAAAACAGGGCAAGGGCGCGCGACGGTTAGAGGCCGCCTTCTTCCGCACCGACGGCGCGGTGCGCGCGATCATGGTCGAGACCGGGCGACCGGTGACGCGAAGCGCGGTCATCGACCGCCTGTTTCGCGAGCACCTCGATGCGCTCGCCGATCCCCTGGATCCCGGCTTCGGCTTCGACATGGTGCGGCTGTCGGCGAGCCGCACCGAGATCGTGGTGCAGGAGCAGCGCGATCTCGATGCCCATGTCCACGACAATGACGAGCTCGCCGCGCTGATCGACCGCATCGCCGCGCGCATCGGCGGCAAACGCGTTGTCGTGCACCTGCCGCAGGACACCCATATCCCCGAGCGCGCAGTGCTGGCCGTATCAGCGCAGCACCACCTGGCTGTCGCCATGCAGGCCGAATGGCCGACGCGCGTCGAGAGCGAACCGCCGCTGCGGCCCTTGCGCATGTTCGACAGACCGGAGCCGATCAAGGTGCCGTTCGCGTCCGTACCGGACGGAGCCCCGCATCAATTCACCTGGCGTCGCGCGCTGCATGCGGTGGCGCGGGTGGAAGGGCCCGAGCGCGTCGCCATGGAATGGTGGCGGCAGGACGACAGGCAACTGACGCGGGATTATTTTCGCGTCGAGGATGCCGAAGGCCTGCGCTTCTGGATTTTTCGCGACGGTCTCTACGACAGCGAGCTCATCGACGAGGAAGGCAAGCCCGTTCCCGCCAACTGGTATGTTCACGGCCTCTTCGCATGA